Genomic segment of Chitinophaga varians:
CGGAATGGTATCAAACAGGAAGACGCCAAAAAGATCGTGAAAATGATCAAAGATTCCGGATTAAAGGTACAGGCCGCCATTATGGACGATATTGTACGGGTAACCGGCAAAAAAATAGATGATTTACAGGATGTTATACAGGCATGCAGGGAAGCCAATCTGGGCATACCGTTGCAGTATATTAATATGAAATCCTGATTTTTTTACAATAAACTTTGGGTGTTAAAGAAATTTAGTTACCTTTGCACCCTGTATTTACAATAATATTTGATATGAAACAGGGAATCCATCCGGAAAATTACAGATTTGTGGTATTTAAAGATATGTCAAACGGACACAGCTTTTTAAGCCGTTCCACTGCTCCTTCCAAAGAAACTGTAAAGTGGGAAGATGGCAATGAGTATCCGTTGATTAAGTTGGAAATTTCCAATACTTCTCACCCTTTCTATACTGGTAAGAATGTGTTGGTGGATACCGCAGGACGTATCGACAAATTCAACAAACGCTACGCTAAAAAAGCATAGTTGTTTACAACAATATTTTTATAAAGAATCCCATCGGCTTATCGATGGGATTTTTTATTTTTAACCACTATGGAGCGTCAATACATTCTTTTCGACACGCCCGAACGCGAACTGTTATACCCCTTTACGCATACGAGACCCATTGCAGCCTGCAGAGTAGGAATTCTTACCATACAGGAGAAGTGGGAGCATTGGCTGGGTACTGGTGTCAGTCATTTTACCGTACCTCATTTGCAGGAGAAGTTTCCGCTGCATCGTGGAGATGAAGTCATGATGAACGTGCTGATCAACGGGCACCTAATGCCTGATGAGGAGCTGGTAGCGGCGATAACGGCTTTGGGGCCGGACGAGGAGTTATACAAGGATAATCACCTGGTGGCGAAGGTAATACAGGGCAGGGAAGTCCACCTGCTGCCGGCTGCCAACCGTAAAAACTATACAGGTCCGGTGGTGGGTATTTTCAGGCCCTGGGATATTTTTTTGCAGAACGACCGTGCCATCCGGGAGGATTTTGTGCTGTTGACCAAAGGGCGTACTTCCGCGCCGCTACCAGAAGGCTGCCAGGTATCACATCCTGAAAATGTGTTCCTGGAGCCGGGGGCCGCTGTGTATTGCAGTATCCTTAACGCTGCTACCGGTCCCATTTATATCGGCCGGAATGCGTTGATTATGGAGGGCTGTGCTATCAGGGGGCCGCTGGCGATGGGAGAAGGGGCTGTCTTAAAGATGGGAGCCAAAGTATATGGGGCCACCACACTGGGGCCTTATAGTATCGGTGGCGGGGAAATTAAAAACAGCGTATTTTTCGGCTATTCCAATAAATCACATGATGGTTACGTAGGAGACGCGGTGATTGGTGAGTGGTGTAACCTCGGCGGTAATACTACCTGTTCCAATGTCAAAAACAATGCAGGCGTAGTGAAAGTATGGGTAGAAGCAAAGCAGGGGACAGAGCCGGCAGGGCAGAAATGCGGCGTGATGATGGGCGACTACAGCCGTACCGGTATTAATACCATGTTGAACACCGGTACCGTGGTAGGGGTGTCCTGTAATATTTTCGGCGCCGGGTTTCCGCCAACTTTCCTGCCTTCCTTTAGCTGGGGGCATCAGGTGGGGATGACCGGCTACCGTTTGCCCGAAGCGTTGCGGGATGCCGCCGCCTGGATGGGGTTCAAGGGCAGGCAGTTGGAAGAGGCGGACCGCAGGATACTGGAGGCCGTTTTCAGGGAAACAAACACACAACGACCATAAAACTTAATATCACAGTACATGAGAAAAAAAATTGTTGCAGGTAACTGGAAGATGAACCTTACACTGGCGCAGGGTGAGCAATTGATCAATGACATTCTGCAGACCGGCCTGAAACTGGCAGAAGGGCAGGAAGTGGTAGTGGCTACGCCTTTCCCGTACCTGACCAAGGCCAAGTCCCTGTTGAAGAACTACCCCGGCTTTTTTGTAGCGGCACAAAACTGCGCCAGCGAGAAATCCGGCGCTTATACCGGCGAAGTTTCCGCGGAAATGTTGCAGTCGGTAGGCGTGGATTACGTGATCATCGGTCACTCCGAAAGAAGGGAATACTTCCAGGAAAGCAATGCGATACTGGCTAAGAAAGTAGACCAGGCGCTGGCTGCCGGCATCAAGCCGATTTTCTGCTGCGGTGAGCCGTTGGAGATCCGTCAGGCTGAAACGCAGAATGCATTTGTAGCCAAACAACTGGAAGAAAGTCTCTTCCACCTGACAGGAGAGCAACTCAAAAACGTAGTGATCGCCTA
This window contains:
- a CDS encoding type B 50S ribosomal protein L31; the protein is MKQGIHPENYRFVVFKDMSNGHSFLSRSTAPSKETVKWEDGNEYPLIKLEISNTSHPFYTGKNVLVDTAGRIDKFNKRYAKKA
- a CDS encoding putative sugar nucleotidyl transferase, producing MERQYILFDTPERELLYPFTHTRPIAACRVGILTIQEKWEHWLGTGVSHFTVPHLQEKFPLHRGDEVMMNVLINGHLMPDEELVAAITALGPDEELYKDNHLVAKVIQGREVHLLPAANRKNYTGPVVGIFRPWDIFLQNDRAIREDFVLLTKGRTSAPLPEGCQVSHPENVFLEPGAAVYCSILNAATGPIYIGRNALIMEGCAIRGPLAMGEGAVLKMGAKVYGATTLGPYSIGGGEIKNSVFFGYSNKSHDGYVGDAVIGEWCNLGGNTTCSNVKNNAGVVKVWVEAKQGTEPAGQKCGVMMGDYSRTGINTMLNTGTVVGVSCNIFGAGFPPTFLPSFSWGHQVGMTGYRLPEALRDAAAWMGFKGRQLEEADRRILEAVFRETNTQRP
- the tpiA gene encoding triose-phosphate isomerase is translated as MRKKIVAGNWKMNLTLAQGEQLINDILQTGLKLAEGQEVVVATPFPYLTKAKSLLKNYPGFFVAAQNCASEKSGAYTGEVSAEMLQSVGVDYVIIGHSERREYFQESNAILAKKVDQALAAGIKPIFCCGEPLEIRQAETQNAFVAKQLEESLFHLTGEQLKNVVIAYEPIWAIGTGLTASAAQAQDMHAFIRSQIANKFGREAALHLTILYGGSAKPGNAAELFANPDVDGGLIGGASLVASDFAAIIQHLG